Sequence from the Cucumis sativus cultivar 9930 chromosome 1, Cucumber_9930_V3, whole genome shotgun sequence genome:
GAATTTACTAGAAAAACCATCAATAGGATTAGGGCTCTATACACAAACATCCCTTTTCCCCTCCCTAAAATTGAACACCAACTAAGTAAGAAAAGAGGCAGCCTCCATTGTCTTCTTATTGGATAAATGATGATGAAACCTGGAAGAAAAAGACATAGAGCTCCCCgaccaaataaaaaaccagagaccatttgatttttaaggaaagataaatgataaaaatgaggAAACGCAAAGCAGAGGGGACTATCCCCCACCCACCAATCATTCCAAAAGTACATACTTTTACCATCCCCTTCAATGCATGCAACAGACCAAATGAGAGAAAGAGGGAAACTCAAGATAAATATATTCACAAGGATTTTAGTATGTGCTTTTATGTAAGGATACTCCCTTTTGATTTAGTATTCAAGTAGttcttaaccaaaatacaGGGGAAAATAGTGTTGATCGTAAAATGTAACAAGCAAAATTAAAGTACAGCCAAACAAGAAGGTTGCTCTCTCCCACCAATAAACTATTGTTCATACAAATAACTCAAGATAACTAACCCCAAACAAAGAGATGCTTAAATACTAACATTTCCTTGAGAACGTACTTTTTGGACCACACCCAACTAACCCTTTTGCCAGGGTGTAATTCCTCTTTTGCCCCTCCTCTTGTAGACTTTCTTAGTTGGAGGTCTAGCACTTTGAACCCCTTCACCACCCATTCAAAGGGATGGGAGCCATGCTAACTTTTATGCCACAAGGATTCCAGCTCAAGGGCAAAACGCCAAAGCCACTTAGCCAATAGAGCTTTGTTTTATTACACgcatgaattattttttttaattgattcaacTGGTAAATGGCTAGCAGTTAAAGTTGGTGCattaagatttaattaattacaataataatatattttttgttgatgAGGTTTCGAGACAATCTTTATAAGACTGAATATGTTACCTATCGCAAAGATTATGCGGTGAGACCATGGGGTGGCTATTGGCAATTGTTGAAACAATCATATGGAGAATAAAGGTTTGCTTTCTCATAGTCGTTCTGAGAACAACGGTTCTAGTGATTCTAATAGAGAACAAAGTTTGAAGCGAAGAAAGGTAAATAATTCGTGAACTAGCACACTCGTGTATatctataatatttttcaaatttgatagaaGGTAAGGAtgtttaatacttttttactTCAACAATAGATACTTGAGCAGAAAAAAGTCATGGATCAACTCATTGATGTTGCTGGCGCTCAAAAGGATCATCTTTCACCTTTTCCATCCTTTCACCACTTCAACTGCGGTGGTATGGGTCTTcttgattttgaatattacAAGATTTTAGATCATGTTATCAGGCACAGACATTTTCTTTCCTGATTTAACTTGAATACGAGCCTATCAACTTAGTTTGGATGGTTTGCATGAGTGGACTGTCGTTAaacattttgttctatttgggccataattttgattttattgcAGCTATTGTCCCGACACATTTGTTGAGGTATAAACCTATGTTTCACATGATAGGATACCTacttctctttcatttctaGGTTTATCTTTATACCTGCAATCAGGCCATGGCAATAAACTTTCTCATTCGCTTAAGAAGTACATTCAGAATCTCCTCAAGGTAACAAATTGACTGTCTTGTTTCTCACATTTAAACGCAGTCATTCTATCAGGAAATGTTTCGAACACATTATTTTTGGGTTGATagattattcaattttttttttcctaagaTCAATATGGCGGGGCCATATGGATCCCAGTGGCCAACTGAAGAGAAGGTGAAGCACAGGGAAATGGTTTCAACACACGCTCATTATATATTTGTGCACGAGGCTTCAAATGCTAATGCCAATGGGATGTCTTCAAAATCAGATGCGGAGAAGATAACCACTACCCTAACTAAAAAGGATCCTGTGGTTGCATTTGTACACTTTCGATTTATATTAGAAGAGACGATTCCGGTGCTTTATGTGTATGAACTGCAGATTGAGCCTCGTTTCCAAGGGAGGGGTTTGGGGACTTTCTTGATGGAGTTAATTGAACTTATTGCTTGCAAGGTTGTTCTCCGTTTTGccttttctttgtttccttGTGTGAGCAAACGTTGTTacattgaataaataaaatttcaaactgaACTTGAAACTCCAACAAaagttcttttcttcttaggttaatttaattagtttttccATATCTTCTTTATATCTTCTGCCAACCTCTCTCTAGGATGCTTCTTTTATCTAATCATTCCTCTAATCtgtatattaatttttgtagaACTGCATGGGTGCGGTGGTTTTCACTGTTCAAAAAGCTAACTCTAAAGCTTTGAATTTCTACCAAAGCAAGCTGCGGTAAAATACTGAAATATCTTCTCAATCTAATTCTTTGGTGGTGTATTTTTTAGTGAACCATTTGAACGTGTCACTTTACAAGGACTAATCCATTTTAATTTCAGCTGAATATATTTTATCCCATATAATATGagttggatttttcttttgttatttataattttatctgGGGAGGGTTCCTTCTGGTTGCATTCTCGATAGGTTCTAAGATTTATTCCAATTCTGATGAAGTCGAGAAAGACATAAATTTCCAAAGAAgttcaatgatttttttaaaaaaaatgatacaagcctctttattaaATGTATTAATAAAAGAGGCTAATGGTCAAAGTACATGACAATTATACTAAAAGGGAAAAGAGTGATCACAAACAAAAAGTACAGACAAGTTCAATGATCATTTTGTTAAAGACGGCAGCCCCTTTAACCAGAACAAGGGGCTAGAATTCCCAAAAGGACAGCTGGACAAGCTGATACAATCAACTTACTGGCTATCTCAACAGCTTAGCTAAAGAAAACAACCCAAAATAAAAGACTAAATACAACAAAAGACTTTCTCCAATCGAGACAGAgttcaaaacaagaaattttatgaattttacaAGATTGCcaagaatgaagaaagaatACGAAAGATTCCCAACATATGT
This genomic interval carries:
- the LOC101209918 gene encoding N-alpha-acetyltransferase 40 isoform X1, translating into MENKGLLSHSRSENNGSSDSNREQSLKRRKILEQKKVMDQLIDVAGAQKDHLSPFPSFHHFNCGGLSLYLQSGHGNKLSHSLKKYIQNLLKINMAGPYGSQWPTEEKVKHREMVSTHAHYIFVHEASNANANGMSSKSDAEKITTTLTKKDPVVAFVHFRFILEETIPVLYVYELQIEPRFQGRGLGTFLMELIELIACKVNCMGAVVFTVQKANSKALNFYQSKLRYTISSISPSRVNLSMAVETSYEILCKAFNEDAKAVLEGQVKTV
- the LOC101209918 gene encoding N-alpha-acetyltransferase 40 isoform X2 is translated as MENKGLLSHSRSENNGSSDSNREQSLKRRKILEQKKVMDQLIDVAGAQKDHLSPFPSFHHFNCGGLSLYLQSGHGNKLSHSLKKYIQNLLKINMAGPYGSQWPTEEKVKHREMVSTHAHYIFVHEASNANANGMSSKSDAEKITTTLTKKDPVVAFVHFRFILEETIPVLYVYELQIEPRFQGRGLGTFLMELIELIACKNCMGAVVFTVQKANSKALNFYQSKLRYTISSISPSRVNLSMAVETSYEILCKAFNEDAKAVLEGQVKTV